In the genome of Paenibacillus pabuli, the window TGTGCCTCGCGCAGTGCCTTGGACAGAACGAGAGCTTCCTGACGCTGTTCTGTGCTGAGGTATACGTTGCGAGAACTAAGAGCCAAACCATCATTTTCACGAACGATTGGGCAAGGCACAACCTCAATCGGCATGTTCAAATCATTAACCATCTGCTGAATGACAGCTACCTGCTGTGCATCCTTCATTCCAAAAAATGCACGCTGTGGTTGTACAACGTTAAACAGTTTCGTGACAACTGTAGTCACTCCATCAAAATGCCCTGGACGTGATGCACCGCATAAGCGATCCGTTAAACGGGAAACCGAAACGGTCGTTTGTGTAGGCTGTGGATACATCTCTTCAACAGAGGGAATAAATACGATATCAACCCCTTCTGCCCGTGCAGTTTCCACATCTCTGTCTTCATCCCTAGGATAACTGTCAAAGTCCTCATTCGGACCGAATTGAATTGGATTTACAAATATGGTCAAAACCACGATGTCACTCTGTTGTTTCGCCGCGTGCATCAAACTGGCATGGCCTTCATGAAGAAATCCCATCGTAGGCACAAGTCCTACAACGGACTCTCTGGACTGAATCGACTGACGTTTCAAGCTAAGTTCTTGTCTTAATTCTGCGATTGTCCGTATCACTTTCATACGCTCGTCTCCACCTTTTCTTTACGATGTCCATACAGCTGATCCAGAACGCCGTCAGCTGCGGTAAATACATGCTCTTCTGCCGGGAATGAGCGATCCTTGACTTCTTTCACATAGGATTCAATGCTATTGCGAATCAATGTACCTACATCTCCATACGATTTGACAAAGCGTTTTGGCGTATACGGGGAAGCATACTGAACCACATCATGGAATACCAGTACCTGGCCATCGCACCCTCTACCTGCTCCGATACCAATCGTGGGAATAGACAGTTCTTCCGAGATCGCTCTTGCCACTTCTTCCGTGACCAGTTCAAGCACAATGCCGAAAGCTCCGGCAGCTTCAAGCGCCTTGGCTTCGTCCATCAGCCGTTTGGCATCTGCAGCATCCTTGCCCTGAATACGATAACCGCCAATTTGATTCACGGATTGTGGTGTAAGCCCGATATGTCCGAGGACAGGTACACCGGCTCGCACAACCGCTTTTACCGTATCTGCAATTTCGAGACCGCCCTCCATCTTGACCGCATGTGCGTGACCTTCCTGCATCAGACGACGGACACCTTTGAGTGTCTCGTCCACACTGCCATGATACGTCATGAAGGGCATATCAGCCACGATAAATGTATTTCCCGCACCACGTACTACAGAACGTGTATGGTACACCATATCGTCGATCGTAACAGGTAAGGTGGAATTATAACCCAGTACCACGTTTCCCAGTGAATCACCAACCAGAATGAGGTCGATACCTGCTTCCTCGGCCAATTGGGCTGTTGGATAATCGTAAGCTGTTATCATGCTAAGCGGCACGCCGTCCTGCTTATATTTTTTCATTTTCACAATATTCAAAGCCTGTTTATTTGCCATTTTCGCCATGGCTCCTCTCATCTTTTCAATTTAAACGCAACAAAAAAACCTTTTAGTTTCCACTAAAAAGTCCCGAAAAGTCAAAAAAGAGTCACTTGCGATCGTCCCTTCTGTCTCGGTCCTCTTCGGCTCAGAGCAGAATCCAACAACTCACTTTGCTACCATTCCTGCCTTGTCACTGCAACATTTTTGAAGCAGAACAAAGCATACTATTGCCGGAGTGCAATTCGGTCTGCATTAACCGATATCGCCTCACGAACACAGTATACCAAAGTTCTGCTCAAAGTTCACGTCTTATGTTCATTTTAACGGTGTAGATTCGACAAATTGTTTAATTCAGCAATGATACTTCACCGGAGTAAACCGATACACGCTCCCCGTTTCCCTTCTCCACAATCAATGCCCCAGAAGGATCAAGGCCTATAGCTGTACCCTCGATGATCCCCTGCGGATTAGTCACCTTAATTTCACGGTTCATGGATACGGACAAAGCTTCCCAGAGCGAAGAGATCACACCAAACCCTTCCTTTTGATACAAAAAATACAAACGCTCCAATTCCGAGAGAATGGCCGCTGCAAGTTTGGTTCGGTCTATGGTATGTCCCGTCTCCATCTTAAGTGAAGTTGCGATTGATATTAGATCCTCGGGATAATCCTTGGGGTCGAAGTTCACATCCACGCCTATGCCTGCGATACAGTAGCGTAATTCGTGGTCTTCCACGGTTGATTCTAGCAGAATCCCACATACCTTGCGGCCATCAATCAAAAGATCATTAGGCCATTTGATCCCCGCATCAGCACCTGTAAATGACCGAATGGCACGACACACCGCCACACCCGTTAATAGCGTAAGCTGTGGTGTATTTTGCAGTGCAAGCTCTGGACGCATTAGAACACTCATCCAGATGCCTCGTCCAGGTGGGGAGAACCATTTACGTCCAAAGCGGCCTCGTCCACCCGTCTGTTCTTCCGCCAGAACCACTGCCCCTTCGCCCTGCCCCTGTTCAGCCAGTTGCTGAACGTCACCTTGGGTGGACAACGTGGAGTTCAGAATACTCGCTTTCCGACCGAACACCGTCGTTTCCAGTGCGAGCTGAAGCGCTGTGGCATCGATACTGTCCGGTTTTGTGACCAAGCGATACCCTTTGCGAGATACGGCCTCAAACTCATAACCCATGTCACGCAGTTTGTTGACGTGCTTCCACACGGCCGTTCGGCTAATGGAAAGGTTGCGACTGATCTCTTCACCAGACACAAACTCTCCTTCGGCATCCAGTAACATATGTAACAGTTCCTCATGCTTTGTCATCTGCAGCCACCCGCTTTACTTCGTTGATCAGCATGTCATGCTGATTCGCTATATTTCCAATCGCAGTCTCTCTTAAAAGATATTTCATCAATTGTCCCAGCCACGGTCCACCCTTGCGTCCAAGAAGCTGCAAAACGTTCTCACCCGTGATATGCAGATCTTTTAGTTCATGAACCTTCATGGATTGACTCCATGCTGTACCTCGGGATTGTATTACCCCGATCTGCTCTTCGTTCAGAGCCTCTTGATCTCGCCAACCTTGTGGAAGCATTGCTTGAATCATAAGCCAATCCTCGGTTGCCTGACGTCCGCAAGACAGCACAGTTACAATCCATTCTGATCGCAGAGCCTCTTCATCTTTCTGCCCGTGTACGACCGTTTGAATCAACTGTTCGACCTGGAGAACTCCATTGATGCGGGAACGATCGTCATTAGAAAATGTCCACTTTCGAAGCAAAGCATCTGCTTCATCTTGCGTATAATGGCCGGCAATCAGCATTACGGACCAGCGCAATAAAACGTTCTCTTCCATCAATTGTTCCATATTGGCCATGAGAGCTTTATTGAATCGCTCCCTGTGGATAGGTGCCTTCACATGCTCCAGCGCTCGGCTGCGAAACAGCAGTTCCAGACCGCGCAGTGGATGGGGTCCTGCCATCATTTTCACCATTTCGGTACGTACTCTTTCCATGGCGATATGTTGAAGCAGATCCTTTTGTCGTACTAAACCCTTCCAGGTGTTGTAGGCAATTTTGAAATCAAATACCGAAGCAAAACGAACACATCTAAGCATCCGCAGCGCATCTTCACCAAAGCGCTCTGCCGCCGATCCCACACATCTGACCCGTCCATCCCGAATATCCGATTGCCCGCCAAAAGGATCAACGATATTTCCATCTCGATCCATAGCGAGAGCATTCATGGTGAAGTCACGTCGCTGCAAATCTTCTTTGACATCCTGCACAAATTGAACGGCAGCGGGTCTTCGATTATCCTTATATTCAGATTCGGTACGGAATGTCGTAACTTCAAAGTAAAAGCCTCCTGAACGAACAGTAACCGTTCCATGCTGGAGGCCTGTAGGAATACAATCCGCGAACAGTTCCATGACTTGCTCAGGGGAAGCTGACGTGGTGATATCCATATCATCCACGCTGCGTTTCAGCAGTTCATCACGCACACAACCACCGACCCAATAAGCTTCATGCCCTTTTTCATTTAGTGTTCGCAGTACCTGTTCACTTTGTCTTGCCATTTCATGATCTACCTGTGTCCATTGAACCACTTCATCTCACCCCATAACTACGTGTTGCTTGGTGTGGCTTACACAGAACTATTTCCAAGATGGAACACCCCGATCTGACAATCAGCCACAAATCGGCTTCAGATTCGGAACCTCACGTCCCAGTACCCGGTAGTATATTTGTTCATATTCATGCCGAATGGCATCATTGCAGAAATCATGGTGTGCCCGTCTCAAGCACGCTTCTCTGAAATCCGCTGTCAAACGGTCGTCTGTCAACAAGCGAATCGTGTTCTCCGCCATTGATTGCGTATCGCCGATTGGAGATAAAAATCCGGTCTTGCCGTGCAATACCAGTTCCGGGATACCACCGGCCTGTGATCCAATGGTAGGCACACCACAAGCCATAGCTTCAAGTGCCACCAGTCCGAAACTTTCTTTCTCCGACGGCAGCATAAGCACATCAGCCATCGAAATGACTTGAGCAATATCATCCTGCTTGCCTAGGAAATGAACCTTGTCATTCAGCCCAAGTTCATTAATTTTCCATTGAATCTTCGGCAGATCCGGCCCTTCTCCAACAAATAACAGTTTGGCAGGAACTTGCTCCTGTACCTGACGGAACACTTCTACCACGTCCTGTGTTCTCTTCACAGGTCGGAAGTTGGAGATATGCATCAATATTTTTTCGTGAGGTGCCGCGAAGTCTCTACGCAGACTTGCTGCATCACGTGGATAATAAATTCTTTTATCAATAAAGTTATAGGTCAGATCAATTGGACGCCCAATATCAAGCAAATCAACCGTTTCACGAATCAAATCCTGGGATACAGCAGTAACCGCATCACTCTCGTTAATGGCCAGTCGAATCAAATCCTTCAAAGACTCATCCTGAGCCAGTACAGTAATATCTGTTCCGTGTAACGTTGTAACCACCTTTAGATCCTCACCAACCATTTGTTTTGCCAGGAAGGCACACACCGCATGTGGCACTGCATAATGAACATGCAGCAGATCCAGTTGCTGTGCTTTGGCTACTTGCGCCATTTTCGTGGCCAATGATAGGTCATACGGCGGGTAACGGAAGACGTAATAATCGTTGACCTCAACTTCATGATAAAAAATATTTTTCTGGAATTTACCCAGTCTAAACGGGATACTGTTGGCAATAAAATGAACCTGGTGACCCTGTTCGGCAAGCAATTTGCCCAGCTCCGTTGCGACAACGCCAGACCCTCCGAGGGACGGATAACAGGTAATACCAATTTTTAACTTTTGATCCATCCGGTGGACGCTCCTTTAATCTCCCGCGTGTGCAGGTTGATATGATGCAACGGAAATGCAATGATTCATGATTTATACGAGCAAATTCAATCGTTTTATAACTTGGCTGCCTGACCAAATTGATGAACTACATAAGGTGTGATGCTAGCAAATCCTTCTGCAAACGGAATAAGGCTCCGCTGTCCGAGCAAAGAATCCCGGGCTTTCACACGTT includes:
- the panC gene encoding pantoate--beta-alanine ligase; translation: MKVIRTIAELRQELSLKRQSIQSRESVVGLVPTMGFLHEGHASLMHAAKQQSDIVVLTIFVNPIQFGPNEDFDSYPRDEDRDVETARAEGVDIVFIPSVEEMYPQPTQTTVSVSRLTDRLCGASRPGHFDGVTTVVTKLFNVVQPQRAFFGMKDAQQVAVIQQMVNDLNMPIEVVPCPIVRENDGLALSSRNVYLSTEQRQEALVLSKALREAQEAVDAGTAMTAADIRGILRQNIERSPMAVIDYAEIQAFPSLEPLADQDKVHGRDDLLIALAVKFGKTRLIDNIRLHNSEVLSHV
- the panB gene encoding 3-methyl-2-oxobutanoate hydroxymethyltransferase codes for the protein MANKQALNIVKMKKYKQDGVPLSMITAYDYPTAQLAEEAGIDLILVGDSLGNVVLGYNSTLPVTIDDMVYHTRSVVRGAGNTFIVADMPFMTYHGSVDETLKGVRRLMQEGHAHAVKMEGGLEIADTVKAVVRAGVPVLGHIGLTPQSVNQIGGYRIQGKDAADAKRLMDEAKALEAAGAFGIVLELVTEEVARAISEELSIPTIGIGAGRGCDGQVLVFHDVVQYASPYTPKRFVKSYGDVGTLIRNSIESYVKEVKDRSFPAEEHVFTAADGVLDQLYGHRKEKVETSV
- a CDS encoding biotin--[acetyl-CoA-carboxylase] ligase, which produces MTKHEELLHMLLDAEGEFVSGEEISRNLSISRTAVWKHVNKLRDMGYEFEAVSRKGYRLVTKPDSIDATALQLALETTVFGRKASILNSTLSTQGDVQQLAEQGQGEGAVVLAEEQTGGRGRFGRKWFSPPGRGIWMSVLMRPELALQNTPQLTLLTGVAVCRAIRSFTGADAGIKWPNDLLIDGRKVCGILLESTVEDHELRYCIAGIGVDVNFDPKDYPEDLISIATSLKMETGHTIDRTKLAAAILSELERLYFLYQKEGFGVISSLWEALSVSMNREIKVTNPQGIIEGTAIGLDPSGALIVEKGNGERVSVYSGEVSLLN
- a CDS encoding CCA tRNA nucleotidyltransferase, which codes for MVQWTQVDHEMARQSEQVLRTLNEKGHEAYWVGGCVRDELLKRSVDDMDITTSASPEQVMELFADCIPTGLQHGTVTVRSGGFYFEVTTFRTESEYKDNRRPAAVQFVQDVKEDLQRRDFTMNALAMDRDGNIVDPFGGQSDIRDGRVRCVGSAAERFGEDALRMLRCVRFASVFDFKIAYNTWKGLVRQKDLLQHIAMERVRTEMVKMMAGPHPLRGLELLFRSRALEHVKAPIHRERFNKALMANMEQLMEENVLLRWSVMLIAGHYTQDEADALLRKWTFSNDDRSRINGVLQVEQLIQTVVHGQKDEEALRSEWIVTVLSCGRQATEDWLMIQAMLPQGWRDQEALNEEQIGVIQSRGTAWSQSMKVHELKDLHITGENVLQLLGRKGGPWLGQLMKYLLRETAIGNIANQHDMLINEVKRVAADDKA
- the bshA gene encoding N-acetyl-alpha-D-glucosaminyl L-malate synthase BshA; its protein translation is MDQKLKIGITCYPSLGGSGVVATELGKLLAEQGHQVHFIANSIPFRLGKFQKNIFYHEVEVNDYYVFRYPPYDLSLATKMAQVAKAQQLDLLHVHYAVPHAVCAFLAKQMVGEDLKVVTTLHGTDITVLAQDESLKDLIRLAINESDAVTAVSQDLIRETVDLLDIGRPIDLTYNFIDKRIYYPRDAASLRRDFAAPHEKILMHISNFRPVKRTQDVVEVFRQVQEQVPAKLLFVGEGPDLPKIQWKINELGLNDKVHFLGKQDDIAQVISMADVLMLPSEKESFGLVALEAMACGVPTIGSQAGGIPELVLHGKTGFLSPIGDTQSMAENTIRLLTDDRLTADFREACLRRAHHDFCNDAIRHEYEQIYYRVLGREVPNLKPICG